Proteins encoded by one window of Cyprinus carpio isolate SPL01 chromosome B6, ASM1834038v1, whole genome shotgun sequence:
- the LOC109074015 gene encoding SAM pointed domain-containing Ets transcription factor-like, whose translation MASPVRIQSDGAVLQLPHSTGFTESSLALLKQEDSLEMVDHKLRLDSLDRGHPGLYLSCFDMLFTEDAAWLVRVSDSSTSTGIGPRLEPCQEPEQCPVIDSPGLGASPLSPTLEEQVEERSLEQVQSLVVGEVLKDIETACKLLNITPDPMEWNCGNVQKWLLWTEHLYRLPQVGKAFQDLDGKDLCSMSEEDFRQRSPQCSETLHAHLDIWKSAAWMKERCSGGETRMREGEELWSEADSSCSGQPIHLWQFLRELLLKPHSYGRCIRWLNKEKGIFKIEDSAHVARLWGLRKNRPAMNYDKLSRSIRQYYKKGIIRKPDVSQRLVYQFVHPV comes from the exons ATGGCAAGTCCTGTCCGAATCCAGTCAGACGGCGCTGTTCTTCAGCTGCCGCACTCCACAGGCTTCACTGAGAGCTCACTGGCCCTTCTTAAGCAAGAAGATAGCTTGGAGATGGTCGACCACAAACTCCGTCTTGACAGCTTGGACCGAGGACATCCGGGACTCTATCTGTCCTGCTTCGACATGCTGTTCACCGAGGACGCCGCCTGGCTGGTGAGGGTGTCGGATTCGTCCACATCCACGGGCATCGGGCCCAGACTGGAGCCGTGTCAGGAGCCGGAGCAGTGTCCGGTGATCGACAGCCCCGGGCTGGGAGCATCCCCGCTGTCTCCTACTCTGGAGGAACAGGTGGAGGAGAGATCTTTAGAACAGGTGCAAAGCCTGGTAGTGGGAGAAGTTCTGAAAGACATTGAGACCGCTTGTAAACTTCTCAACATCACACCAG ACCCGATGGAGTGGAATTGTGGGAACGTTCAGAAGTGGCTGTTGTGGACGGAGCATCTCTACAGGCTCCCGCAGGTGGGGAAGGCCTTCCAGGACCTGGATGGCAAAGATTTATGCTCCATGAGCGAGGAAGACTTCCGACAGCGTTCGCCTCAGTGCAGCGAAACTTTACACGCACATCTGGATATATGGAAATCAG CTGCTTGGATGAAGGAAAGATGTTCGGGTGGAGAGACCAGGATGAGAG AAGGTGAAGAGCTGTGGTCTGAAGCAGACTCGTCTTGTTCTGGTCAGCCGATCCATCTCTGGCAGTTCCTCAGAGAACTTCTGCTCAAACCTCACAGTTACGGACGCTGCATCCGCTGGCTGAATAAAGAGAAAG GGATCTTCAAAATCGAAGATTCGGCTCACGTGGCGCGTCTCTGGGGTTTGAGGAAGAACCGTCCAGCTATGAACTATGACAAACTCAGCCGCTCTATTCGGCAGTACTATAAAAAGGGCATCATCCGCAAGCCAGATGTCTCGCAAAGACTCGTCTATCAGTTCGTCCATCCGGTATAA